AGAGGCCGAGCTGATCGTCGTCGCAGGCGAACATCTCCTTCATCGCGCGGACGATGGAGAAAGTCGACGGCTGGCGCGAGCGCTCCTCTTCGTTGAACAGCCTGTCAGGCACTTTCACCGTCAGGTCAATGCGGCTGTCATCGGCCTCGAAGCTGGCCACATCGGGATGAGATTTCAGCGTCTGGGCCACCGCGGGCAGGATGACCTTGCCGCGGTCGTTGAGTGCGCGGATCTCCACCCGGCGGTCAGCGGCTTCCAGCACCAGCGGCGGGTTGACGAGCGCCATGTCCCAACGGGTATAGCGGCCCGGATATTCATAGGAAGACGACAGCACCGCGCCGAGCTCGGCGTCGAGACGGTCGATCCATTCGGACGTGCCCGCTTCGTAATCGGAGGGGCGTGAGGTCCGCAGGATCGTGATCCCGCTCGGTGTTTCAAAGGTCTGGTCTGCCAGGGCCGGCATGGTGTTGTGTCCCGTTCTGGTGGCTGCCTTGGAGCTTCTGGCGGCCTTATAATGCACCAAGGCCGCCAGCGGTATCCCGCGGCGGCCTTTGGTAAAATCTTTGATCCGTTCAGAGCATGACTGATCGCTGGCCGCCTATTTCGCGCCGCGCCACCACCATGCTGCTTTCAAGATCATCTTCATGGACAAGAGCCTTAACGGAAGGGGATGAGGTTGGCAATGGGTTTGTTTTTGGCAACTGCGATACCGACGGTGAGCGTCAGTCAATCACGGTCTCTTCGCTTGCATGAACCTGTACCCAATCCTGCAGGCCGTAATTTTCCATGATTGACTGAAGTTCTCCGGACTTGCGAAGTCGTTTCATACCGTCGCCAAGCGCCCTGGCGATGTCGTGTGAATGGGCCTTTGCAGGCGACAGGGCGAGATAGAGATTGTCTTCAGTAAAGGTTTTTTCGAGCCGGAACTGATCGCCTATCCCCAATTCCGTTGCCTTGTAAGCGAAGGAGTTCACGTCTTCGACAATCATGTCCAGATGGCCGGCAAGAAGCGTCCTGATGTTCTGCTCAAGAGCCTTTGCACCGCCCGCATAGCGCCGTTCGGCAAACCGCTCCATCTGCAATTCGATGTCGTCCCCATAGGCATAGTTGATGATCAGGCCGACTTCCTTGCCCTTGAGGGAACTCGCCTCATCGTAGCGCCACGGATCGTCCTTGCGCACAAAAAGCCCGATTGTATAGCGCCCCTGCGGTTCGCTCGGGAAGACAAAGCCAGTCGCTTCCTCAGGCGTGCCGGCATAAACACCGTCATATTGGCCCTTCCGGGTCATCAGCAGCGCGCGGGCCCAGGTGATCTGCTGATAGTCGACCTGATAGCCGAGCGGTTCCAGGATCGCTTCGGCGATTTCGACCATGTAGCCGGGCTTTTCCGATCCTGGTGCGCAATTGACCGGGCACCATTCGTCGGCGGCAAAGGTCAGCGTCTGGGCGGTTGCAGCTCCGGCCGTCATCAGGCTCATGCCGAGCGCGAACAATGCTCCAAGGCGTTGGTTCACGAGCACACTTTCTGTTTGTTGTTTCTTTGCGCGCCAGTCTAGCGCGTCATTTGCGGAAAACCATGCGCCTTTGGGCGGTCCATCCACGCCTTTTGTGGTGAAATGCTTGACCCATTGAGCAAGATGCCGTCTTTGCGCAGCAGCAACACCAAAGGACGCATTTCAGAGCTTGAAGCGCGGTTGGTTGGGGCATGGTCCTGCGGACAGGTGGCAGTGAGGGGCGGATGGAACATTACGAACTGATCGTGATCGGCAGCGGGCCGGCAGGCCGGCGAGCGGCGATCCAGGCGGCAAAATTCGACCGCAAGGTGTTGGTTGTCGAACGTGGCCGCCGTGTCGGTGGCGTATCCGTCCACACCGGTACAATCCCGTCCAAGACCTTGCGGGAAACGGTGCTGAACCTGACGGGCTGGCGCGAACGCGGCTTTTACGGCCGCTCCTACCGGGTCAAGGATGACATCACCGCCGCGGATCTCAGAGCGCGTCTGCACATCACGCTCGACCACGAAGTAGAGGTGCTGGAGCATCAGTTTGCCCGCAACAAGGTCGATACCATTCGCGGCGAGGCCAAGTTCATCGATCCGCATCGCATCGAGGTGGAAGGCGAGGCGGGCGAGATCCACACGTTCTCGTCGGACAATTTCGTGATTGCAGTCGGCACCAAACCTTTCCGGCCCGACTATGTGCCCTTCGACGGGGAATATGTGCTTGACAGCGACGAAATCCTGGAGCTGAACGAGTTGCCACGTTCCATCGCGGTCATCGGTGCCGGTGTGATCGGTGTCGAATATGCCTCGATATTTTCTGCGCTCGATGTCCATGTCACCCTGGTGGAACCGCGCCAAACCATGCTGGATTTTCTCGATACGGAGCTGGTCGCGGATTTCACCCATCAGCTGCGCGATCGCGGCATCGCAATGCGCTTCGGTGCCAAGGTGGAGAAAATCGAAAAACACGGCCCGGGGGAATGTGAAATCACGCTGGAAGGCGGGCGCTGTGTGCGCTCCAACGTGGTTCTGTTTGCGGCCGGACGCATGGGCGCAACACCGGCGCTCGCACTTGATGCCTGCGGCCTGGAAACCGATCATCGCGGCCGGCTCAAGGTCGATCCGATGACGTTCGCCACAAGCGTCCCGCACATCTATGCCGCCGGTGACGTCATCGGTTTCCCGAGCCTGGCTTCGACCTCCATGGAACAGGGCAGGATTGCAGCGTGTCATGCACTTGGTGAAAAGGCCTATGACCCACCGGAATATTTCCCATATGGCATTTATGCCGTCCCGGAAATCTCAACCGTCGGCATGACCGAAGAAGAGATCCGCGAACGGGGGATCCCTTATGAATGCGGCGTGGCCCGTTTCCGTGAGACGTCCCGCGGACACATCATGGGACTCGACACCGGAATGCTGAAGATGATCTTCTCTTTGAAGACCAGGCGTCTGCTCGGCTGCCATATTGTCGGCGAAGGGGCGACCGAGCTGATCCATATCGGTCAGGCGGTGCTCAACCTGCGCGGAACCCTGGAATACTTCG
This genomic interval from Labrenzia sp. VG12 contains the following:
- a CDS encoding transporter substrate-binding domain-containing protein, coding for MNQRLGALFALGMSLMTAGAATAQTLTFAADEWCPVNCAPGSEKPGYMVEIAEAILEPLGYQVDYQQITWARALLMTRKGQYDGVYAGTPEEATGFVFPSEPQGRYTIGLFVRKDDPWRYDEASSLKGKEVGLIINYAYGDDIELQMERFAERRYAGGAKALEQNIRTLLAGHLDMIVEDVNSFAYKATELGIGDQFRLEKTFTEDNLYLALSPAKAHSHDIARALGDGMKRLRKSGELQSIMENYGLQDWVQVHASEETVID
- the sthA gene encoding Si-specific NAD(P)(+) transhydrogenase, which encodes MEHYELIVIGSGPAGRRAAIQAAKFDRKVLVVERGRRVGGVSVHTGTIPSKTLRETVLNLTGWRERGFYGRSYRVKDDITAADLRARLHITLDHEVEVLEHQFARNKVDTIRGEAKFIDPHRIEVEGEAGEIHTFSSDNFVIAVGTKPFRPDYVPFDGEYVLDSDEILELNELPRSIAVIGAGVIGVEYASIFSALDVHVTLVEPRQTMLDFLDTELVADFTHQLRDRGIAMRFGAKVEKIEKHGPGECEITLEGGRCVRSNVVLFAAGRMGATPALALDACGLETDHRGRLKVDPMTFATSVPHIYAAGDVIGFPSLASTSMEQGRIAACHALGEKAYDPPEYFPYGIYAVPEISTVGMTEEEIRERGIPYECGVARFRETSRGHIMGLDTGMLKMIFSLKTRRLLGCHIVGEGATELIHIGQAVLNLRGTLEYFVENTFNYPTLAEAYKIAALDAWNRMPPLER